A genomic segment from Nicotiana sylvestris chromosome 1, ASM39365v2, whole genome shotgun sequence encodes:
- the LOC104230256 gene encoding uncharacterized protein isoform X2, whose amino-acid sequence MQVPVWSPRLVNLFNRSCLITNSLRAFSSSAYSNQSRGGLPRFYSDKLPPSKDGVVRVKGDEFWHMTRVLRLSVDDRVELFDGKGGLVEGCIQSVDQTGLDIVALENPKSISPHSTQWHVYAAFGTLKGGRADWLVEKCTELGACSVTPLLTERSPSISENRVDRLQRVSFAAAKQCQRLHEMVLNPPTKISALLPLVKNSKLAFIAAAEAKPLFSALSSIKKESAGLMIIGPEGDFTEKELNMILEAGTTAVGLGPHRLRVETATVALLSALMLWGDDQDMLKV is encoded by the exons ATGCAAGTACCAGTTTGGAGTCCTCGGCTAGTCAATCTGTTCAATCGTTCATGCCTAATTACAAACAGTTTGCGGGCATTTTCTTCATCAGCTTATTCTAACCAGTCTCGCGGTGGCCTTCCTCGCTTCTACTCTGATAAGCTCCCTCCTTCCAAG GATGGTGTTGTTCGTGTTAAAGGTGATGAATTCTGGCACATGACTAGGGTTTTAAGGTTGTCAGTTGATGATAG GGTAGAACTATTTGATGGAAAAGGAGGATTAGTTGAAGGTTGTATACAGAGCGTTGATCAGACAGGATTGGACATTGTAGCTCTCGAGAATCCAAAGTCAATATCTCCTCATAGCACACAGTGGCATGTCTATGCTGCATTTG GTACTCTGAAGGGAGGCCGAGCTGATTGGCTTGTGGAGAAATGTACA GAGTTAGGAGCCTGCAGTGTGACCCCCTTACTGACGGAACGGTCTCCTTCTATATCAGAAAATCGGGTGGACAGATTACAACGTGTCAGTTTTGCTGCAGCTAAACAAT gcCAACGGCTGCATGAAATGGTTCTAAATCCTCCTACAAAAATTAGTGCGCTTTTACCTCTT GTCAAAAATTCAAAGCTTGCATTTATTGCCGCGGCAGAAGCTAAACCATTATTTAGTGCTTTAAGTTCCATTAAGAAAGAATCAGCTGGACTGATGATAATTGGACCAGAAGGAG ACTTCACAGAAAAGGAGTTAAACATGATTCTGGAGGCTGGGACAACTGCTGTTGGGCTTGGACCACATCGTCTACGAGTTGAAACTGCTACAGTAGCTCTGTTGTCGGCTTTAATGTTGTGGGGTGACGACCAGGATATGTTAAAGGTCTAG
- the LOC104230256 gene encoding uncharacterized protein isoform X1, which yields MQVPVWSPRLVNLFNRSCLITNSLRAFSSSAYSNQSRGGLPRFYSDKLPPSKALSIFCTLYSLIAELVEDGVVRVKGDEFWHMTRVLRLSVDDRVELFDGKGGLVEGCIQSVDQTGLDIVALENPKSISPHSTQWHVYAAFGTLKGGRADWLVEKCTELGACSVTPLLTERSPSISENRVDRLQRVSFAAAKQCQRLHEMVLNPPTKISALLPLVKNSKLAFIAAAEAKPLFSALSSIKKESAGLMIIGPEGDFTEKELNMILEAGTTAVGLGPHRLRVETATVALLSALMLWGDDQDMLKV from the exons ATGCAAGTACCAGTTTGGAGTCCTCGGCTAGTCAATCTGTTCAATCGTTCATGCCTAATTACAAACAGTTTGCGGGCATTTTCTTCATCAGCTTATTCTAACCAGTCTCGCGGTGGCCTTCCTCGCTTCTACTCTGATAAGCTCCCTCCTTCCAAGGCATTGTCCATTTTCTGCACACTCTACTCTCTCATAGCTGAACTTGTCGAG GATGGTGTTGTTCGTGTTAAAGGTGATGAATTCTGGCACATGACTAGGGTTTTAAGGTTGTCAGTTGATGATAG GGTAGAACTATTTGATGGAAAAGGAGGATTAGTTGAAGGTTGTATACAGAGCGTTGATCAGACAGGATTGGACATTGTAGCTCTCGAGAATCCAAAGTCAATATCTCCTCATAGCACACAGTGGCATGTCTATGCTGCATTTG GTACTCTGAAGGGAGGCCGAGCTGATTGGCTTGTGGAGAAATGTACA GAGTTAGGAGCCTGCAGTGTGACCCCCTTACTGACGGAACGGTCTCCTTCTATATCAGAAAATCGGGTGGACAGATTACAACGTGTCAGTTTTGCTGCAGCTAAACAAT gcCAACGGCTGCATGAAATGGTTCTAAATCCTCCTACAAAAATTAGTGCGCTTTTACCTCTT GTCAAAAATTCAAAGCTTGCATTTATTGCCGCGGCAGAAGCTAAACCATTATTTAGTGCTTTAAGTTCCATTAAGAAAGAATCAGCTGGACTGATGATAATTGGACCAGAAGGAG ACTTCACAGAAAAGGAGTTAAACATGATTCTGGAGGCTGGGACAACTGCTGTTGGGCTTGGACCACATCGTCTACGAGTTGAAACTGCTACAGTAGCTCTGTTGTCGGCTTTAATGTTGTGGGGTGACGACCAGGATATGTTAAAGGTCTAG
- the LOC104230256 gene encoding uncharacterized protein isoform X3: protein MTRVLRLSVDDRVELFDGKGGLVEGCIQSVDQTGLDIVALENPKSISPHSTQWHVYAAFGTLKGGRADWLVEKCTELGACSVTPLLTERSPSISENRVDRLQRVSFAAAKQCQRLHEMVLNPPTKISALLPLVKNSKLAFIAAAEAKPLFSALSSIKKESAGLMIIGPEGDFTEKELNMILEAGTTAVGLGPHRLRVETATVALLSALMLWGDDQDMLKV, encoded by the exons ATGACTAGGGTTTTAAGGTTGTCAGTTGATGATAG GGTAGAACTATTTGATGGAAAAGGAGGATTAGTTGAAGGTTGTATACAGAGCGTTGATCAGACAGGATTGGACATTGTAGCTCTCGAGAATCCAAAGTCAATATCTCCTCATAGCACACAGTGGCATGTCTATGCTGCATTTG GTACTCTGAAGGGAGGCCGAGCTGATTGGCTTGTGGAGAAATGTACA GAGTTAGGAGCCTGCAGTGTGACCCCCTTACTGACGGAACGGTCTCCTTCTATATCAGAAAATCGGGTGGACAGATTACAACGTGTCAGTTTTGCTGCAGCTAAACAAT gcCAACGGCTGCATGAAATGGTTCTAAATCCTCCTACAAAAATTAGTGCGCTTTTACCTCTT GTCAAAAATTCAAAGCTTGCATTTATTGCCGCGGCAGAAGCTAAACCATTATTTAGTGCTTTAAGTTCCATTAAGAAAGAATCAGCTGGACTGATGATAATTGGACCAGAAGGAG ACTTCACAGAAAAGGAGTTAAACATGATTCTGGAGGCTGGGACAACTGCTGTTGGGCTTGGACCACATCGTCTACGAGTTGAAACTGCTACAGTAGCTCTGTTGTCGGCTTTAATGTTGTGGGGTGACGACCAGGATATGTTAAAGGTCTAG